The Triticum urartu cultivar G1812 chromosome 6, Tu2.1, whole genome shotgun sequence genome includes the window gagagaggttaggttggacctggcggtaggtagtgggctgtgcgGAAGTCctcaggctgagagaagagaagagagaggcccggcgactgtttccggagaccaaaaacgtccgacgaaaataccggctatattgccgctatagtttaacggttgggctatcaaacgagctccgaatgcgatgaaacttggcaggcgacctactaacaacataacaacaccacatgccaactttcatcccattccgagaacattttcccgccacttataaaaataatatttcggatatgccgcgggcgcgtgcaagtgtgtctgggctcagaacggacaacggaagaaagaaggaggccgggacggatgcaagttttgaaaacatgatgatgcaatgcacatgatgatatgacaagatgcaacacgcaagcaaatgacacgGCAACTACaacgaataactgaacgacacctggcacatcggtctcggggcgttacatcgatcctcctttaatagtagagatatCTAGCCAGATAAGTGCTAGGAGCTATACGGCGTACTCGCAACTATATCACGGCAAGCATATATGACTTACTCTACTTCCTATGTAGTATAGAATGCTGTAATGCCCATGTAGTGTGGGCAACGCTGCCTATTAATTAACACTAAAAAGATGTCCGGTGGAAGGTTTCTTTGCATTAGCTTATTCTAGGTGTTTTTTGGAATCTTGAACTGGTAGCAAAATATTTTGGATAATGTCCTCTTGATTTCTGACATTGAATAGATATAAGTGAATACGGTCACATTTCTTTGCTATGCTTATCGATACAAGCTTTGGAATTTTGGACCATAATTGTCTTAGCAATGCCATTGGGGCATCAGCTCCCTATATTTTGTTGCGTGTACAATTTTCCTAAAATGTCATACTCTACTACAGTTTTCTTATCAGGAACGAATTGGGATTTTTTATAAGTAGTTCTTCTATACAACTCTGGCCTCTACTACTTTTGTTGGTAGATTATCATCCTTCTCCTACGATGTTACACATTATACTATTTGAGCATTGCTTCCTTTGGTTGCATTGGTCAATTTTTATGGTCAGTGTTGTAACAAAGGACTTAAAGCTTCAACTGAAACCCAACTCTGACGATATCCTAGATACAAATTGCATTGGGATTTAGATCTACCCATTTAGAGTTTAACTATTTGTCATGCCTCTCATTGTTCCTTACTTTCTATGACCGTCCTCTTGAAATATAAACTGATCAGCTAACATCATGTTCATCTATCAAGAATGTACGCGTGTAATGTTTTCCATTATCCAAATGTAAAATTGACGGTGAATGAACATACTTAATACACTTGGAAATGTCAAATATGAACACATATTCCATTGTTGGTCAGCGCCTTTTTGTTTGGTACCCATCATTCGGTCATTTTCATTTATACATAGTCTATCTCTGTTGATGTTAGTTGAGTTCATTTATTAAAGAGGTACTTAGGATTTAAGTCCACATGAAAACTGACTAGAAATAAGTAAATTTCAGACATTGATGATATGATTTTCCATGGCAAAACAAATATTTACAGAAAGTTGTACACGGATGTCCCGCAGCAACATGCGGGGAAATTATCTAGTTAATTAAGTAGCTAATACTAGCTAGCTACCACCTCTTTAATTCTAGTTTCAATAccattatcatgcttgattaattattatctgattgAATTATTTTCTCATAAAGACCCTGAAGCAGGTGTCGAGGACTGATttatgtgcatactacgtttgcgagaacattcgcatgatgacGTCCGAAAGGACCAGAACTGATAGAGACCAATGGGTATGTTTgccagaacactattcacaatttttacataATTATCTAATATATATACACACAACTAatacatgcatattgatctcttTCTTTAAAGATGGAGATGCGGGATAAGCTCCTACCATCAGCTCGCATACGAGCAATCTAAAAGGAAATAGCTAGGTTTTTGCTCGatcaggtcatagatcccaaagaaGAATACTATTACAAGCTATAATGCGTTCATATGTAATGATCTGCAGATtctaggagaaattgtatataccAAATTATACATACACATACATGTGTATGTATGAATGGTCGTACGAGACATTcgataatatatatatatagagagtaGCACTATTCTAATCCGAAGATCAGAATAGTTATTCGGATCACGGTCGGCGCTATATAGGCCCGAAGACACGTTCCCGAGCTACCGAAACCCACGAAGAAAAAAACAAGCCCACTCCACGCCTCCTCGTCCACCACCTCGCCCGATCCCCAACCTCCGGATCTCCCCAGTCCCAGCGACGCCGAGCTCCCCCTGACCCCGCCTCCACCAGGCGTCGctgcccccgcccccgcccccttCAACTCCCGCCCCGCCGGCAAGCCGGGCGCCGCCATGCCCGCCCTTTCCTTTGACCGATCTCCTCCTTCCTCACCGTCGACGTCGTGGGAGCACCCATCCCGCTGCCCAGACCCTAGCCAGTGACGCCGCCACCGCCACGCAGCCGCAGCCACGCCCCTGTCGACGGCGCCGCCGCAGCCCCACCCCCGCCGGCGACGCAACCGCAGCCCCGACCCCAGCCGATGACGCGCAACACCACCTGCCAGAGCACCTCGTGGAAGCCCGATCCAGCGAGGATCCTTCACCACCCTCCACTCTCCGGTGACCACCAGCCCGCGTGCGGATGGTGTGCTATCCTGCAGATCGAGGAGGCGTCGAACTTCAGATGGAGGAGGCCACAACCTGCAGCTGGCCGCGCCATGGTTGCGCGTCACCGGCATCCTCCGTCACGCTCGGCACCTCCTGAGCGTTGGAGTGAAGGTCGACTCGTATGCACTCTGCAGTTCATTTTCTACTGATCCTGTAGCGCCTAAATCCATCGCGCACTTATATCGCAAGGTTCTTGCGTGTGTGTTTTGTCCTGCAGGGCATTTTCTTCAGGGCAGTGGAGAGCACCCTCACCCTGATCCCATCTGCAGCAGCGCCCCGAGTCCTCCCAAAGCAGccttgagccgttcaagtatgcAGCCCCGGGCCGTTCAACGACGGAGCTGCCGACCGTTCGTGAACACAACACCCCGGATCCTGCTGCCCACCATCCTGTAAAGGGAGACTTATTGTGAAGACTTCAAACTGAGTACAGAAGACTCGATTAATTTTTGCTCCCTTCTTGAAAGGAAGAGGGGAGTTGGTTCTCTTTTGAGGTT containing:
- the LOC125513808 gene encoding uncharacterized protein LOC125513808 isoform X2, encoding MTRNTTCQSTSWKPDPARILHHPPLSGDHQPACGWCAILQIEEASNFRWRRPQPAAGRAMVARHRHPPSRSAPPERWSEGRLGIFFRAVESTLTLIPSAAAPRVLPKQP
- the LOC125513808 gene encoding uncharacterized protein LOC125513808 isoform X1, yielding MTRNTTCQSTSWKPDPARILHHPPLSGDHQPACGWCAILQIEEASNFRWRRPQPAAGRAMVARHRHPPSRSAPPERWSEGHFLQGSGEHPHPDPICSSAPSPPKAALSRSSMQPRAVQRRSCRPFVNTTPRILLPTIL